Genomic segment of Halarchaeum grantii:
GCTTCCATCCGGACTTTACCGTGGGCTTTCAGTATATCCTCGCCGTCGCCGTCGTCTTCGGAATCATCGGAACAGTCGCTCAGCACGTCCTCTATGACGCTAATGAGGACTCCATCGGCGACTCTTTCGAGGGGCTGGCACAGATTCGGGCGGACCTCCGTGAGACGCCGTCAGCGCTCCGGCCGCTGCTCGTTGGTGACACGCTCGTCCGGTTCGCCAACGGAATGGTGTATGTTTTCTTCGTGCTTGTGATCACCCGATTTTACCGGGTTAGTTTCGAGACGACCGTCTCACTGGCTAGCTTCTCATACGCACTCGATCTCTCGCCAGAGGCGTTCTTCGGCTTCCTGCTCGGCATCGAGATGTTAATTGCCCTCATCTCGATGGCACCAGCTGCGAAAGTCGCCGAGCGAGTCGGCCTCAAACCCGTCGTCGCGTGGGGGTTCGCTGTCTACGCCCTGTTCCCCATCGTACTCATCAGTGGGCCAGAGGTTCTCACGTCGGTCATGTCGCACCAGTGGGCGATGGTACTCATCTTCGCGTTCTCCGGGCTTCGGTTCGCTGGTCTACCCTCGCACAAGGCGTTGATCGTCGGTACGGCCGAGCAAGGTGCTAGCGGACGTGTGACTGGCACGTACTATCTGCTGCGGAACACGGTCGTTATCCCGAGCGCCGCGCTGGGCGGCTCTCTCTGGGAGTTCGTGAGCCCGAAAATCGCGTTCACAATCGCAGCAGTGATTGGGGTCGTTGGGACTGGCTACTTCCTCGCATTTGGAGAGGAATTCGAAGCCTACATCTAAATCAACCCAAGAAGTAATACAGCTATTGGGCTGACTACCCCTGTATCCCTCAGCTGAACTCCTTGCAAGGATCAACAAATTTGTGTCGGCATGTGGGGTACCTGGACTGAACTCTCCTTGCTGAACACGACGGGGTTTGCGAACCTTTCTATGACACGCTGTTCGAAAACATCTACCCGGGTGTCGAACAAGGATCTGGAAGAAGCGGAAACGCCACGCTTCTGCTTATCTCTCGGCATTCCGAGGGCGTCAGCGCACTACGATCACAGTCCGTCCGCATATACGACGCGATGTCGATCTCGTCGCGCTCCAGCGGCATGAGTGCGTGGTGTTGTCTGTCGTTATCGAAATCGTGTAGAGACGGCGCACACATACCGGCACAGGTTTCACCACTGGTAGTGGCCTCACACGGTAAGGGCTTGTTGTGGGTTCAACAGGTATCCATATCGAAGCAGGTGGCGAGTATGGAGCATCGCGTCAACCTACGCAACATTGTTGACGTCGGCCGTGCGGGCGGTGAAACGAGCAAAGAGAGGACACTGGCGTCGCAGGCGAGTTCGGATCGCTGTGGCAGTCAGCCGTCGAGTTCAGCGACAACATTCTCGTCGAAGACGCCCCGCGAGATCGGACTCACAATACAATCACTTACTCAATGTCAAGCTCGAATTGTTTGTTCTCGGCGACGGTGTTGAGGACGACGCTCGTCGAGGATTGCTTGATGTCGGCGTCGCCGAGTAGTTCCTTGATGAGCGTGTTCATGTCGTCGGTATCGCGGAATTTGCCGACCGCAATGAGGTCGTAGTCGCCCGTGATCTCGTAGACGGACATCATCTGTTTGTGTTCGCTGAGCCGGTCGGCAAGGTTGGGCAATGAGCCGCCTTCGGCCTTGAGTTGGAGGATTGCCGTGACGTCGTAGCCGAGTTTGCCGTAGTCGACGATTGGGGAGTAGCGCGTGATGACACCAGCATCCTCGAGATCACGCAGGTGGTTCGAAACCGTCGTCACAGAGACGTCGAGTTCTTCAGCAAGGTTGCGCAAACTCGCACGCCCATTCCCGAGAAGAGCGTTGACCAGCTGTGTATCGAAGTTCTCGTAGGCCATATCGAGGGCATGTAAGAAGAGAACTAATGTATGCCGGATCTACCTACCATTTACCCCGCTATGACTTGTACATTTAATCGAATTTCTGTCGACGTGCCTCAAGTGCTTTTTCGACGATGAGGTCGGTGACTTCGGGAATGGTGCGAGCGATTGCGTCGTCAAGCTCGCGACCCGTGATGTCTTTGACGCCGTGGTCGCGGAGTTTGCGTTTCACCTCGAAGTCGAGCGCTTCCTCCCATTCGTCCCAAGATTCTGGCCGGGGATAGACGGCTTTCTGCTGGACGGCGTCGAACTCGAATGCGGGACCGGATTCGGCCGGGTCTACCTCAGGTGAGGTACCTGAGGTGGCTGAGTCAGCTGAGGTATCTGTGGTAGCTGGCTCTGGTCCAGTACCCGAGACAGCTGCCGCATCTGAGTCAGATGCCGAGTCCGTCACCGATCGATCGGCTTCCGTGTCCTTCTCGTCGTCATCAACGCCAATGCTGGCGAAGCGGTTGTCGTCAGGCATCAACATCACCTCGTTCGACGATATCCGCAAGTTCATCCAGTCGCGGCAGCTGGTCGTTCTCCGGGTCGTACGCAGCGAGCGGTTTCCCCTCACGATATGCACGGCCGAACGCGACCCGCTTTCGAAGTCCCGGCCCAGGAGACTCGTCAAACTGCTCGGAGCGCGCAAACTTCGGAAGGCGATCAGCCCACGGGGAGTCTTCGATATCGCGAATAATGCGTTTCTCCTCCCCGTCGCCCTCGAGAATATTGGGAACGAGTGCAAGGACGTGCACGTCGATACCGCCCTCGTTGCGGAGCGGTTGGAGTTGCTGTTCGACCATCCGCTGGAACCCCGAGATTGACGCTTCTCGCATCTTCAGTGGAACGAGGACATGTTCGGTGCCGACAAGCGCCGA
This window contains:
- the lrp gene encoding HTH-type transcriptional regulator Lrp — translated: MAYENFDTQLVNALLGNGRASLRNLAEELDVSVTTVSNHLRDLEDAGVITRYSPIVDYGKLGYDVTAILQLKAEGGSLPNLADRLSEHKQMMSVYEITGDYDLIAVGKFRDTDDMNTLIKELLGDADIKQSSTSVVLNTVAENKQFELDIE